From a region of the Thermus caldilimi genome:
- a CDS encoding FAD-binding oxidoreductase, which translates to MGKLEALKRLLPGKVDTSPSERRRHGRDEGYPEEGEVLAVVYPEGVEDVQKALLWAREHRVAVIPFGAGTSLEGHLLPLGEAISLDFSHMNRVLEVRPEDFLCVVEPGLTRKALNEALKGTGLFFPVDPGADATLGGMAATNASGTTTVRYGGMRQNVLALQVVLANGEVLELGRPVRKTSAGYDLKDLFIGSEGTLGVITRLTLRLHPLPEHVHTLRVFFPRVEEAAEASYRVMASGLPVARLELLDELALRALNRYLQAGFPERPALFLEFHSSTREALEAESALALELMREAGALQVEAAKTEEERKRQWEARHQAYWALVHLFPGHRFVITDVAVPLSRLPEMVRYAQGLLEKMGLTGNILGHVGDGNFHTLVPILPQDYPKAEAYAEALVRRALELGGTCTAEHGVGLRKKKYLPLEHGPALEWMRKLKDLLDPEGLLNPGKVLDTPPSSRYS; encoded by the coding sequence ATGGGGAAGCTGGAAGCCCTAAAGCGCCTCCTCCCTGGAAAGGTGGATACCTCCCCCTCCGAGCGCCGCCGCCACGGGCGGGACGAGGGCTACCCCGAGGAAGGAGAGGTGCTGGCGGTGGTCTACCCGGAGGGCGTGGAGGACGTGCAAAAGGCCCTCCTTTGGGCCCGGGAACACCGGGTGGCGGTCATCCCCTTCGGGGCGGGGACCAGCCTCGAGGGGCACCTCCTTCCCTTGGGGGAGGCCATCAGCCTGGATTTCAGCCACATGAACCGGGTCCTGGAGGTCCGGCCGGAGGACTTCCTCTGCGTGGTGGAACCCGGCCTCACCCGCAAGGCGCTAAACGAAGCCCTGAAGGGCACCGGCCTCTTCTTCCCCGTGGACCCGGGGGCGGACGCCACCCTAGGCGGCATGGCCGCCACCAACGCCAGCGGCACCACCACGGTGCGCTACGGAGGGATGCGGCAGAACGTCCTGGCCCTGCAGGTGGTTTTGGCCAATGGAGAGGTACTGGAGCTGGGGCGGCCTGTGCGCAAGACCAGCGCGGGCTACGACCTCAAGGACCTCTTCATCGGTTCGGAGGGCACCCTGGGGGTCATCACCCGCCTCACCCTGCGACTCCACCCCCTCCCCGAGCACGTGCACACCTTAAGGGTCTTCTTCCCCCGGGTGGAGGAGGCGGCGGAGGCGAGCTATAGGGTGATGGCCAGCGGCCTGCCCGTGGCCCGGCTGGAGCTTTTGGACGAACTGGCCCTAAGGGCCCTAAACCGCTACCTTCAAGCGGGCTTCCCGGAGCGCCCGGCCCTCTTTCTGGAGTTCCACTCCTCCACAAGGGAGGCCCTGGAAGCGGAGAGCGCCCTGGCCCTGGAGCTCATGCGGGAGGCCGGGGCCTTGCAGGTGGAAGCCGCCAAGACCGAGGAAGAGCGCAAGCGCCAGTGGGAAGCCCGCCACCAGGCCTACTGGGCCCTGGTGCACCTCTTCCCCGGACACCGCTTCGTGATCACCGACGTGGCCGTTCCCCTGTCCCGTTTACCGGAGATGGTGCGCTACGCCCAGGGGCTTCTTGAGAAAATGGGCCTTACCGGAAACATCCTGGGCCACGTGGGGGATGGGAACTTCCACACCCTGGTCCCCATCCTGCCCCAGGACTACCCCAAGGCGGAGGCCTACGCCGAAGCCCTGGTGCGAAGGGCCTTGGAGCTGGGAGGCACCTGCACCGCTGAGCACGGGGTGGGCCTGAGGAAGAAAAAGTATCTACCCTTAGAACATGGGCCTGCTCTGGAATGGATGCGAAAACTAAAGGACCTCCTTGACCCCGAGGGGCTCCTGAACCCAGGCAAGGTGCTTGACACACCCCCTTCTTCCCGCTATAGTTAA
- a CDS encoding MFS transporter — translation MQGFAAFRLLWMGQALALVGREMTWFALTLYAYQKTGLATTLSLLGFFHFLPLILLSPLAGALVDRYPRRWAMLAADLGGGLATGFLLFMLLLGKLEVGHLYLVSAFTGALSSLHWPALSAALSAMLEKKDYARASGMMSLAESLAGVGAPILAAALLKPLGLWGIFTLDLLGASAAVLTLLLVPIPNPRPPAGKRASLLEEALFGFRFILERPPLLGLQLMFFGINFLTTLAATVLPAMVLAKTALSETALALVRSASGLGGVAGGLFLSLWGGPGKRVHGVFLGMALSSLALALMGVVEGPQAWATLAFLESFFIPLLNGSNQAIWQSKVPLEVQGKVFAARRMIAWFANPLAMLLSGPLADRVFAPRYGPEEGIALMLLIFGGLGVAWGLSGYLFPKVREAETLLPDAKPD, via the coding sequence GTGCAGGGCTTTGCCGCCTTCCGCCTCCTTTGGATGGGCCAGGCCCTGGCCCTGGTGGGCCGGGAGATGACCTGGTTCGCCCTCACCCTCTACGCCTACCAGAAAACGGGTTTGGCTACCACCCTCTCCCTCCTGGGCTTCTTCCACTTCCTGCCCCTCATCCTCCTTTCCCCCCTGGCGGGGGCCCTGGTGGACCGCTACCCCAGGCGGTGGGCCATGCTGGCCGCGGACCTGGGAGGAGGGCTGGCCACGGGCTTCCTCCTCTTTATGCTCCTCCTGGGGAAGCTGGAGGTGGGCCACCTCTACCTGGTCTCCGCCTTTACCGGGGCCCTTTCCAGCCTCCACTGGCCCGCCCTCTCCGCCGCCCTATCCGCCATGCTGGAAAAAAAGGACTACGCCCGGGCCAGCGGCATGATGAGCCTGGCGGAGTCCTTAGCGGGGGTGGGGGCCCCCATCCTGGCCGCGGCCCTCCTGAAGCCCTTGGGCCTTTGGGGCATCTTCACCCTGGACCTCCTGGGGGCCAGCGCCGCGGTCCTCACCCTCCTCCTGGTGCCCATCCCCAACCCCAGGCCGCCGGCAGGAAAGCGGGCCTCCCTCCTGGAGGAAGCCCTCTTCGGCTTCCGCTTCATCCTGGAAAGGCCGCCCCTCCTGGGCCTCCAGCTCATGTTCTTCGGGATCAATTTCCTCACCACCCTGGCGGCCACCGTCCTCCCCGCCATGGTTCTGGCCAAGACCGCCCTCTCCGAAACCGCTTTGGCCTTGGTACGCTCGGCCTCGGGCCTGGGTGGCGTGGCCGGAGGGCTCTTCCTTTCCCTTTGGGGTGGCCCTGGAAAGCGGGTGCACGGGGTATTCCTGGGCATGGCCCTCTCCAGCTTGGCCCTAGCCCTTATGGGCGTGGTGGAAGGTCCCCAGGCTTGGGCAACGCTGGCTTTTTTGGAAAGTTTCTTTATCCCTTTGCTGAACGGTTCCAACCAGGCCATCTGGCAAAGCAAGGTGCCCCTCGAGGTGCAGGGAAAGGTCTTCGCCGCCAGGCGGATGATCGCCTGGTTCGCCAATCCCTTAGCCATGCTCCTCTCCGGGCCCTTGGCCGACCGGGTCTTCGCCCCCCGGTACGGCCCGGAGGAGGGTATCGCCCTCATGCTGCTGATCTTCGGCGGCCTGGGGGTGGCGTGGGGGCTATCCGGATACCTTTTCCCCAAGGTGCGGGAGGCGGAAACCCTTCTCCCCGACGCCAAGCCGGACTAA
- a CDS encoding aldo/keto reductase family protein, with product MGEMRYRKLGKWGLKVSEISLGAWVTFGDVVKDKETIREIVRIAYEGGVNFFDNADVYAKGLAEEVMGEVLREFPRHTLVLSTKAYWPMSEDPNDRGLSRKHLLESITQSLKRLKTDYVDLFFVHRYDPEVPMEEIVYAMHTIVEKGYALYWGTSEWPAARIAEAVAFARENGLHPPVVEQPQYSMLYRERVEGEILPEAERFGLGLVVWSPLAMGMLTGRYDQGIPEDSRFARYPQFAERFLTEENRKKVLKLKEVADELGLTRTQLALAWVLRLPGISSAITGATRPEQIRESLGAAGVDLPKEALERIEAILKGEA from the coding sequence ATGGGCGAGATGCGCTACCGGAAACTGGGCAAATGGGGGCTTAAGGTCTCGGAGATCTCCCTGGGAGCCTGGGTTACCTTCGGGGATGTGGTGAAGGACAAGGAAACCATCCGGGAGATCGTCAGGATCGCCTACGAGGGCGGAGTCAACTTCTTCGACAACGCCGACGTCTACGCCAAGGGCCTGGCGGAGGAGGTCATGGGCGAGGTGCTCAGGGAGTTTCCCCGGCACACCCTGGTCCTCTCCACCAAGGCCTACTGGCCCATGTCGGAGGACCCCAACGACCGGGGACTAAGCCGGAAACACCTCCTGGAGAGCATCACCCAAAGCCTGAAGCGGCTAAAGACCGACTACGTGGACCTCTTCTTCGTCCACCGCTATGACCCCGAGGTGCCCATGGAGGAGATCGTCTACGCCATGCACACCATCGTGGAGAAGGGCTACGCCCTCTACTGGGGTACCTCGGAGTGGCCCGCGGCCAGGATCGCCGAAGCGGTGGCCTTTGCCCGGGAAAACGGCCTCCACCCGCCCGTGGTGGAGCAACCCCAGTACTCCATGCTCTACCGGGAGCGGGTGGAGGGGGAGATCCTCCCCGAGGCGGAGCGCTTCGGCCTGGGCCTGGTGGTCTGGAGCCCCTTGGCCATGGGCATGCTCACCGGGCGGTACGACCAGGGAATCCCCGAGGACAGCCGCTTCGCCCGCTACCCCCAGTTCGCCGAGCGCTTCCTCACGGAGGAAAACCGGAAGAAGGTGCTGAAGCTCAAGGAGGTGGCGGACGAGCTGGGCCTGACCCGCACCCAGCTGGCCTTGGCCTGGGTGCTTAGGCTTCCCGGCATCTCCAGCGCCATCACCGGGGCCACCCGCCCCGAGCAGATCCGGGAGAGCCTGGGGGCCGCGGGGGTGGACCTGCCCAAGGAGGCCCTAGAGCGCATCGAGGCCATCCTGAAGGGCGAGGCGTAA
- a CDS encoding CDGSH iron-sulfur domain-containing protein encodes MRLVFVENGPIRLEGQRIVVRIGEREEVREGRVSLCRCGGSGNKPFCDGTHKRIGFQAPGGTLEVEGD; translated from the coding sequence ATGAGACTGGTGTTCGTGGAAAACGGGCCCATCCGCTTGGAAGGCCAGCGCATTGTGGTGCGCATCGGGGAACGGGAGGAGGTTCGGGAAGGAAGGGTTTCCCTTTGCCGCTGTGGGGGATCGGGGAACAAGCCCTTCTGCGACGGCACCCACAAGCGGATCGGCTTCCAAGCCCCGGGCGGGACGCTGGAAGTGGAAGGGGACTGA
- a CDS encoding penicillin acylase family protein: MKRLLRVFAWLLGLAILAALGVVLAAYVTLRASLPQVEGRMVLKGLSAPVEVGRDAQGVVRIQAQTLKDLLFAQGFVHAQERLWQMEFQRRVGQGRLSEVLGEAALPQDRFLRTWGFYQAAKSAYARLYPEEKEAMDAYVAGVNAFLASGAPLPPEFRLLGFRPEPWTGPDVLVWAKMMSFDLSGNWEEELLRHRLLARGISKERLLELIPPYPEDAPTIMQGEDLDLPLKREEAPAALLRMAPPRFLEASNNWVVAGSRTVTGKPFLANDPHLRLQAPSLWFLMALEAPGYRVVGASLPGVPGIVIGRNNRIAWGVTNVGADVQDLYLLEDVGGRGYRYKGQVVPYRVREERIRVKGGKEEVLRVRETLYGPVITDALQDPPKTPMALRWVSLDPEDHILMAYLGINRAGNWQEFVAALNHYSAPSQNFVYADVEGNIGYIAPGKFPIRREGHTGMVPVPGNGEWDWQGYRKPEDWPRVLNPKEGFVVTANNKVTPEGFPYALTYDWAEPYRAERIRELLLAKEKLSLEDMKAIQLDQKSLLYRDFRPILELLNPLSERSRAWRERLLAWDGTMAKGSEEALVFALWYTELTRLPAREVGEAFWDEPRYLLKALKEGDKNCDQPDTEYRESCLDFAALALERALDRKEALRVRSWGEVHRATFPHAVLTHTPLKRFTDRRVPFGGDRYTVNVGPFDPETLLMSHGPSYRQIVDLAHPEASLFIHPMGQSGHFLSPHYADLLPLWAEGAYLPMRLEPARGQILLLEPGR; encoded by the coding sequence ATGAAACGCCTTTTACGGGTTTTCGCCTGGCTTCTGGGTCTGGCCATCCTGGCGGCTTTGGGGGTGGTCCTGGCGGCCTATGTCACCCTGCGGGCTTCCCTACCCCAGGTGGAAGGGCGAATGGTTCTGAAGGGGCTTTCCGCGCCCGTGGAGGTGGGGCGAGATGCCCAGGGGGTGGTGCGGATCCAGGCCCAGACCCTAAAGGATCTCCTCTTCGCCCAGGGCTTCGTCCACGCCCAGGAGAGGCTTTGGCAGATGGAGTTTCAGCGGCGGGTGGGCCAGGGAAGGCTTTCCGAGGTGCTGGGGGAGGCGGCGCTTCCCCAGGACCGCTTCCTGCGCACCTGGGGGTTTTACCAGGCGGCCAAGAGCGCCTACGCGCGGCTTTACCCTGAGGAGAAAGAGGCGATGGATGCCTACGTGGCCGGGGTGAACGCCTTCCTGGCAAGCGGGGCTCCTCTGCCCCCGGAGTTCCGCCTCCTCGGCTTCCGCCCCGAGCCCTGGACAGGCCCGGACGTCCTGGTCTGGGCCAAGATGATGAGCTTTGACCTTTCCGGGAACTGGGAGGAGGAGCTTCTCCGCCACCGCCTCCTGGCCCGGGGGATCAGTAAGGAAAGGCTTCTGGAGCTCATTCCCCCTTACCCGGAAGACGCCCCCACCATCATGCAAGGGGAAGACCTGGACCTGCCCCTGAAGCGGGAGGAAGCCCCGGCCGCCCTGCTTAGGATGGCCCCGCCCCGTTTCCTGGAGGCCAGCAACAACTGGGTGGTTGCGGGAAGCCGCACGGTCACGGGAAAGCCCTTCCTGGCCAACGACCCCCACCTGCGCCTGCAGGCCCCGAGCCTCTGGTTCCTCATGGCCCTCGAGGCCCCCGGCTACCGGGTCGTGGGGGCCAGCCTCCCCGGGGTGCCCGGCATCGTCATCGGCCGGAACAACCGCATCGCCTGGGGGGTGACCAACGTGGGGGCGGATGTGCAAGACCTCTACCTTCTGGAGGACGTGGGGGGCAGGGGCTACCGCTACAAAGGCCAGGTGGTGCCCTACCGGGTGCGGGAGGAGAGGATCCGGGTGAAGGGGGGCAAGGAGGAGGTCCTCCGGGTGCGAGAAACCCTCTACGGACCGGTGATCACCGACGCCCTGCAAGACCCCCCCAAGACCCCCATGGCCCTCCGCTGGGTGAGCCTGGATCCCGAGGACCATATCCTCATGGCCTATCTGGGGATCAACCGGGCTGGGAACTGGCAGGAGTTCGTGGCCGCCCTAAACCACTACTCCGCCCCCAGCCAGAACTTCGTCTACGCCGATGTGGAGGGCAATATCGGCTACATCGCCCCCGGGAAGTTTCCCATCCGCAGGGAAGGACACACGGGCATGGTGCCGGTGCCGGGGAACGGGGAATGGGATTGGCAGGGCTACCGCAAGCCGGAGGACTGGCCCAGGGTGCTGAACCCCAAGGAGGGCTTTGTGGTCACCGCCAACAACAAGGTGACCCCTGAGGGCTTCCCCTACGCCCTCACCTACGATTGGGCCGAACCCTACCGGGCGGAGCGCATCCGGGAGCTCCTCCTGGCCAAGGAGAAGCTCTCCTTGGAGGACATGAAGGCCATCCAGCTGGACCAGAAAAGCCTTCTCTACCGGGATTTCCGCCCTATCTTGGAGCTTTTGAACCCCCTTTCCGAGCGGAGCCGGGCTTGGCGGGAGCGGCTCCTTGCCTGGGATGGGACCATGGCCAAGGGCTCGGAGGAAGCCCTGGTCTTCGCCCTGTGGTACACGGAGCTCACCCGCTTGCCCGCTAGAGAGGTGGGGGAGGCGTTTTGGGACGAGCCCCGCTACCTCCTGAAGGCCCTCAAGGAGGGGGACAAAAACTGTGACCAACCCGACACCGAGTACCGGGAGAGCTGCCTGGACTTCGCCGCCCTGGCCCTGGAGAGGGCCTTGGACCGGAAGGAGGCCTTGAGGGTACGCTCCTGGGGCGAGGTGCACCGGGCCACCTTCCCCCATGCGGTCCTCACCCATACCCCCTTGAAGCGGTTTACGGACCGGAGGGTTCCCTTTGGCGGGGACCGGTACACGGTGAACGTAGGTCCCTTTGACCCTGAAACCCTCCTCATGTCCCACGGGCCCAGCTATCGGCAAATCGTGGACCTGGCCCATCCGGAAGCCTCCCTCTTTATCCACCCCATGGGCCAGTCCGGGCACTTCCTCTCCCCCCATTACGCCGACCTCCTACCCCTTTGGGCCGAGGGGGCCTACCTGCCCATGCGCCTGGAGCCGGCTAGGGGCCAGATCTTGCTCCTGGAGCCCGGGCGCTAG
- a CDS encoding GGDEF domain-containing protein — protein MAQVREIMTRAPVTVGPWASVREAARLMAQHGVGSLPVLENSTLLGVITSRDLRGVHPNRVVLDVLKGPPLCISPEASLLEARALMEEKGVERLLVVKEGRLLGLLTKRNLAFALGQQFDPLTGLPRADLLRDELERHLRRGLDPTLVFVDLDDFGKLNKRLGHTFGDQVLRAVAERLSAFAQRHRGEAYRYGGDEFALLFPRLRQGLLPHLPDLLEPPLRVEEVGVDFSLGVSGGRRRRKRPGNPRATADDLIRLASLASTLAKSRPEKIALSEDLEVTSARAPGARSGP, from the coding sequence ATGGCCCAGGTCCGGGAAATCATGACCCGAGCCCCCGTCACCGTGGGACCCTGGGCCAGCGTGCGGGAGGCCGCCCGCCTCATGGCCCAGCATGGGGTGGGTAGCTTGCCGGTGCTGGAAAACAGCACCCTCCTGGGGGTGATCACCAGCCGGGACCTAAGGGGGGTCCACCCCAACCGGGTGGTCTTGGACGTGCTCAAAGGGCCTCCTCTCTGCATCTCCCCTGAGGCCAGCCTCCTCGAGGCCCGCGCCCTCATGGAGGAGAAGGGGGTAGAAAGGCTCCTGGTGGTCAAGGAGGGGAGGCTCCTGGGCCTCCTCACCAAACGCAACCTGGCTTTCGCTTTGGGGCAGCAGTTCGACCCCCTCACCGGCCTGCCCCGGGCCGACCTTCTGCGGGACGAGCTGGAGCGCCACCTGCGGCGGGGCCTGGACCCCACCTTGGTCTTCGTGGATTTGGACGACTTCGGCAAGCTCAACAAGCGCCTGGGCCACACCTTCGGCGACCAGGTCCTAAGGGCGGTGGCCGAGAGGCTCTCCGCCTTCGCCCAGCGCCACCGGGGGGAGGCCTACCGCTATGGGGGGGATGAGTTCGCCCTCCTTTTCCCCCGCCTGCGCCAAGGGCTTCTCCCCCACCTGCCCGACCTCCTGGAGCCCCCTTTGCGGGTGGAGGAGGTGGGGGTGGACTTTTCCCTGGGGGTTTCGGGGGGAAGGCGGCGTAGGAAGCGGCCGGGAAACCCCAGGGCCACCGCCGACGACCTCATCCGCCTGGCCAGCCTGGCCTCCACCCTGGCCAAAAGCCGCCCGGAGAAGATCGCCCTCTCCGAGGACCTCGAGGTGACTAGCGCCCGGGCTCCAGGAGCAAGATCTGGCCCCTAG
- a CDS encoding AAA family ATPase yields MRVSALSWSTPPTEAQPAPPFFGQERALKALEAAFRQGGHGYLVGPSGLGKRKRLLAYLQDRPFPKEELVYLPLGEEAFPLLLPEGQGRALVEGVEALLAEFTPALFREKGFLYAKSLVESRHEKEAEALLKALAQEAEGYGFALLEGEEGLRLSGKGPMPPELSAKLEETVLAYVDVRQRAEAEVAALRRGFAERFLLPKAQELKRRFPQAGRYLDWITETLLRAAALEEALKLEKLLPRLLVEGGDRVVYEPNPSPERLFGHLEYEMQEGLLSTHLGLLRPGALHRATGGVLVLEAHRVWELGSYAPLKRALATGEVEPLSPRPEVKGPRIKPAPLKAQVFLVGPPEVMAFLEEDEEFLELFPFRVEFSPEIPYTKENVAYLGGFLQAEGVALTPEGLSALADEARRWAGHKERLDARLYRLLDLAREALALKHPLDREAVEKALLAREERFGLEEELYLKDLEEGVVALEVQGMRVGEINGLVVVEGPLPRGRPVRITAQAGPGREGILSIDREVGLGGQVFHKAVLTLAGYLRGTYASLGVLSATVSLVFEQSYGGIEGDSAGLAELLAVLSALSGLPLRQDLAVTGAIDQTGRVLAVGRVAEKVEGFFRVCQTLGLTGSQGVVLPKSNLPHLTLRQEVVEAVEKGRFHLYAVEEVDQAIELLFGRKAYWVHDKVREVLARFQSLENGEEKTDA; encoded by the coding sequence ATGCGGGTTAGCGCTCTTTCTTGGTCCACCCCACCCACGGAAGCCCAACCCGCCCCTCCCTTCTTCGGCCAGGAGCGGGCTTTAAAGGCCCTCGAGGCCGCCTTCCGTCAGGGAGGGCACGGCTATTTGGTGGGGCCAAGCGGCCTTGGCAAAAGAAAACGCCTCCTCGCCTACCTGCAGGACCGCCCCTTCCCCAAGGAGGAGCTGGTCTACCTTCCCCTGGGGGAAGAGGCCTTTCCCCTTCTCCTCCCCGAGGGGCAAGGCCGGGCCCTGGTGGAAGGGGTGGAGGCCCTCCTCGCCGAGTTCACCCCCGCCCTCTTCCGGGAAAAGGGCTTCCTCTATGCCAAGAGCCTGGTGGAATCCCGCCACGAGAAGGAGGCCGAAGCCCTCCTGAAAGCCCTGGCCCAGGAGGCGGAGGGCTACGGGTTTGCCCTTTTGGAGGGGGAAGAGGGCCTTAGGCTATCGGGGAAGGGTCCCATGCCCCCGGAGCTTTCCGCCAAGCTGGAGGAAACCGTCTTGGCCTACGTGGACGTGCGGCAGCGGGCGGAGGCGGAGGTGGCCGCCTTGAGGCGGGGCTTTGCCGAACGCTTCCTCCTGCCCAAGGCCCAGGAGCTCAAAAGGCGCTTCCCCCAGGCGGGCCGCTACCTGGACTGGATCACGGAAACCCTGTTGCGGGCCGCCGCTTTGGAGGAAGCCCTCAAGCTGGAAAAGCTCCTGCCCCGGCTTCTGGTGGAGGGAGGGGACCGGGTGGTCTATGAGCCCAACCCCAGCCCGGAAAGGCTTTTTGGCCACCTGGAGTACGAGATGCAAGAGGGCCTTCTCTCCACCCACCTGGGGCTTTTGCGCCCCGGGGCCCTGCACCGGGCCACGGGAGGGGTCTTGGTCCTCGAGGCCCACCGGGTGTGGGAGCTGGGGAGCTATGCCCCCCTGAAGCGGGCCCTGGCCACGGGGGAGGTGGAGCCCCTCTCCCCCCGGCCCGAGGTCAAGGGCCCCCGGATCAAGCCCGCCCCCCTAAAGGCCCAGGTCTTCCTGGTGGGCCCCCCGGAGGTGATGGCCTTCCTGGAGGAGGACGAGGAATTCCTGGAGCTTTTCCCCTTCCGGGTGGAGTTCAGCCCGGAAATCCCCTACACCAAGGAAAACGTGGCCTATCTGGGGGGGTTTTTGCAAGCCGAGGGGGTGGCCCTGACCCCTGAGGGCCTTTCCGCCCTGGCGGACGAAGCCCGGCGCTGGGCCGGGCATAAGGAGCGCCTGGACGCCAGGCTCTACCGCCTCTTGGACCTGGCCCGGGAGGCTTTGGCCCTCAAGCACCCCCTGGACCGGGAGGCGGTGGAAAAAGCCCTCCTGGCAAGGGAGGAGCGGTTCGGCCTGGAGGAGGAACTGTACCTGAAGGACCTGGAAGAGGGGGTGGTGGCCCTCGAGGTCCAGGGTATGCGGGTGGGGGAGATCAACGGCCTGGTGGTGGTGGAAGGCCCCCTGCCCCGGGGACGGCCGGTGCGCATCACCGCCCAGGCGGGCCCAGGTAGGGAGGGCATCCTCTCCATAGACCGGGAGGTGGGCCTGGGAGGCCAGGTCTTCCACAAGGCTGTCCTCACCCTGGCCGGCTACCTCAGGGGCACCTACGCCAGCCTGGGAGTCCTTTCCGCCACGGTGAGCCTGGTCTTTGAGCAAAGCTACGGGGGCATAGAGGGGGATTCGGCGGGGCTTGCGGAGCTTTTGGCGGTGCTCTCCGCCCTCTCGGGCCTGCCCCTAAGGCAGGACCTGGCGGTCACCGGGGCTATAGACCAGACGGGAAGGGTTTTGGCCGTGGGCCGGGTAGCGGAGAAGGTGGAGGGATTCTTCCGGGTCTGCCAGACCCTGGGGCTCACGGGAAGCCAAGGGGTGGTGCTTCCCAAGTCCAACCTCCCCCACCTGACCCTGCGCCAAGAGGTGGTGGAAGCGGTGGAGAAGGGACGCTTCCACCTCTACGCGGTGGAGGAGGTGGACCAAGCCATAGAGCTTCTCTTTGGCCGCAAGGCCTACTGGGTGCACGACAAGGTGCGGGAGGTGCTCGCCCGCTTCCAGAGCTTGGAAAACGGGGAGGAAAAGACCGATGCTTAA
- the glgC gene encoding glucose-1-phosphate adenylyltransferase, giving the protein MVKVEVLGMILAGGQGSRLYPLTAKRTKPAVPFGAKYRIIDFVLNNFVNSGIYSIYVLTQFKAQSLTEHIQRYWRFGAFLEDHFILLVPAQMYRYEELGPVWYRGTADAIYQNLHLVHNHAPMAVAVFGGDHIFKMNIRHMVEYHYEKRADITIAAYPVPVEEARRFGVLQVDEEWRITEFQEKPQNPKPIPRKPHLALASMGNYIFRTEALFELLEADAKESTSSHDFGKDVIPRALKEGYRVFAYDFHRNPIPGQEGPNLYWRDVGTLDAYFEASMDLVKVVPEFDLFNPEWPLRTANLFSPPAKFVHETGERIGRALNSLLAGGVIVSGGTVRESVLFRRVRVNSYSLVERSVLFDDVEVGRYCRIRNAIIDKDVKIPPHTEIGYDLEADRARGFTVTPEGVVVVPKGYRF; this is encoded by the coding sequence ATGGTTAAGGTGGAGGTTCTGGGCATGATCCTGGCAGGGGGGCAGGGAAGCCGCCTCTACCCCCTCACCGCCAAGCGGACCAAGCCCGCGGTCCCCTTTGGGGCCAAGTATCGGATCATCGACTTCGTCCTGAACAACTTCGTGAACTCCGGCATCTACTCCATCTACGTCCTCACCCAGTTCAAGGCCCAGTCCCTCACCGAGCACATCCAGCGCTACTGGCGCTTCGGGGCTTTCCTGGAGGACCATTTCATCCTCCTGGTGCCCGCCCAGATGTACCGCTACGAGGAGCTGGGCCCCGTGTGGTACCGGGGTACCGCCGACGCCATCTACCAGAACCTGCACCTGGTGCACAACCACGCCCCCATGGCCGTGGCCGTCTTCGGGGGCGACCACATTTTCAAAATGAACATCCGCCACATGGTGGAGTACCACTATGAAAAGCGGGCCGACATCACCATCGCCGCCTACCCCGTGCCGGTGGAGGAGGCCCGGCGCTTTGGGGTTTTGCAGGTGGACGAGGAGTGGCGCATCACCGAGTTCCAGGAAAAGCCCCAGAACCCCAAGCCCATTCCCCGCAAGCCCCACCTGGCCCTGGCCTCCATGGGCAACTACATCTTCCGCACCGAGGCCCTCTTTGAGCTCCTGGAGGCCGACGCCAAGGAAAGCACCTCCAGCCACGACTTCGGCAAGGACGTGATCCCAAGGGCCCTCAAGGAGGGCTACCGGGTCTTCGCCTACGACTTTCACCGCAACCCCATTCCCGGCCAGGAAGGTCCCAACCTGTACTGGCGGGACGTGGGCACCCTGGACGCCTACTTTGAGGCCAGCATGGACCTGGTGAAGGTGGTTCCCGAGTTTGACCTCTTCAACCCCGAGTGGCCCCTTAGGACCGCCAACCTTTTCAGCCCCCCCGCCAAGTTCGTCCACGAGACGGGGGAACGGATAGGGCGGGCGCTGAACAGCCTTCTGGCCGGGGGGGTCATTGTGAGCGGGGGAACGGTGCGGGAGTCGGTCCTCTTCCGGCGGGTACGGGTGAACTCCTACAGCCTGGTGGAGCGCTCCGTCCTCTTCGACGACGTGGAGGTGGGCCGCTACTGCAGGATCCGCAACGCCATCATCGATAAGGACGTGAAGATCCCTCCCCATACCGAGATCGGCTACGACCTCGAGGCCGACCGGGCCCGGGGCTTCACCGTGACCCCGGAAGGGGTGGTGGTGGTGCCCAAGGGGTACCGCTTCTAG